The genomic DNA CCCCTTGTCCCCGACATAGTACATTAAATTGCTCGAACTGCATTCGCGCCTACTTCACTGAAAAGGCTTTTCCAAGCTACCGAAAGTTTATAGGCGCGAACCTAAAATCTTGGGCACAGCCCAGTTACTTTTGGGAGATCTCCTGCTGCCGCCACACCTTCCAAACCGTTTTCAGAAAGCTTTCAGTCTGGCGGAATTTGAGCTGATCTGGCTATCATCCATCCATCAAGCTTGGCGTTGCAAGATGGGTGTGATAATCCATTGGCGTTTAGAATAAAGAAAAGATTTTCGTTCAATTACTTGATCGCCTCGCTCGAAATGGTCGTCTGTCAGCCTTGTCCATACTAATGAATTATTTCATTTAACTGATATCAGAACTGGAATCACCCGAACCCTCAAAATTTAAAATTTTTTCTGAATCTGATTCGGGCAATTGTTCAACCGAACGAAGCTTGCGTTCCATTGCGCGAGTACGAACCTCCGTATCGTTAATGGTTTTCGATGCAGTATTGAGTTGCTTTTTCACTTTGGAGAGAACTTCGCCGAATCTTCCGAATTCTGTTTTTACAGCAGCAAGCACACGCCAGACTTCAGAGGCACGTTGTTCAATAGCCAGAGTTTGGAAGCCCACCCGCAAGCTACTAAGGATAGCTACAAGATTTGTCGGCCCAGCCACCACAATTCGGTAGTTATGTTGAAGATCTTCCACGATTGAAGGCTGGCGCAACACTTCAGCGTATAGGCCTTCAGTCGGTAAAAAAAGAATCGCAAAGTCCGTTGTTGCTGGTGGATTAATATATTTATCGTGAATTTCTTTAGCTGAACCCTTAACTGCACGCAACAGCGCATCGGTGGCTGTCTGCACGGCGACAGGATCCGCTTTATCAGCTGCATCCTGCAGGCGTGCATAATCTTCCTGAGGGAATTTCGAATCTATCGGCAAGTACACCACGCTGTTTGGGTCATCCTTTGACCCGGGCAACCGTACAGCAAACTCTACGCGCTCGGCAGTTTCCGGCTTCACGCAGACATTTTTATCATACTGGTTAGGGGTGAGAATCTGATCTAGTATGGCACCTAACTGTACCTCGGCCCAAGTGCCACGGGCTTTTACGTTGGTAAGAACTCTCTTCAGATCCCCCACGCCATTGGCCAAGCCTTGCATTTCTCCTAACCCTTTATGTACAGCTTCAAGTCGGTCACTTACCAGCTTGAAAGATTCACCCAAGCGTTTCTCCAGAGTGTCATGAAGCTTTTCATCGACTGTTTTGCGCATTTCATCAAGCTTCTTCTCGTTGGTATACTGAAGCTCTTTCACCCGTTCGTCCAGCGTCGAACGGATACGATCAATTGCCTGCTGGTTGCTGGAATTTAATTCTTTAAGTTGCCTGGTCACCCCTTCCAGTTTCTCTTTTTGCACGTCGGCCATACCTTCAGTCGATTTAGCTATGGTTTCGCCTGCCCGGTTGAGTCCTTCTGCCATGGCCCCACGAATTTCTGTAAATTTTTTCTCGTTGTTTTCCTGCAACTGCCCAACTCGCTCATCAAGCGTCCTACGTACCCGATCAATTGACGACTGATTAGACTCATTCATCTGCCGGAGTTGGTCTGACATCCCTTCAAGCTGCTCTTTTTGCGCCCTACCAAGTTGCGCGGCAGACTCGGCAAACCTGGTGCTGATATCTTTCATACCGTCGGTAAGTGTTATGCGCATTTCTGTAATTTTATTCTCATTCCCACCTTGGAGCTCTTTCACTTTCTCATCGAAGGTGTTACGAACCTTCTCTAGTGATTCTCGATTCGATACCTCAAACCCCTTTAGCTGTTCTGTCATGGCTCCCAGTCGCTCTAGCTGCAAATTCCCCATAGTCGTAAGCGAGCCTGTGAGCGTCGTAGCAACCGACTGAAAATGACTGGTTATTTCTTCACGCAGAGTCTTAGCCGCATTTAGCGCCTCTTCTCGCCCTGCACGCAGCTCACCCTGGATATCCTGATTATCGTGCTCTTCCTTGCGTCCACTTTTTATCATAGCTAATAAAGAAAAAACTGTAGCCATCAGAGAAAGCCCACAGGCGATCCATAAAAGTTTTTCGATCATTTTTAGGAACTCCGAAATAGTTGATTTATTTGAACATCAAGCAGAGTAATTCATTGAAATAGGCCTCTGATTTTTTAAATCCGAAAATATATTTTCCATAATTTTATAAAAATATTTGAACGAAAATTATTTTACTAGCTTATCATTTCGAGAGTGTCAAGTTGACGGATCAATGAGGATTTGTCATCAGCAGTTTTCAGCAACATGGAGATACCTATTCATCAAAGCATTGGAAAAAGCAGGTCCAAGGAACGGGCTAAGAAGCGCTTTGAACGACTTTCTCACGGCAGAGCCTGCTCCAGCCCCTCAATGCCAAGATCCTTGATCTCCCCCGGCACCAACTGCAACGTCAGCGCCACCATCAGCCCATCAATCACCGAACTGGTCAGGGCAAACGGCTTACCATCAATCTGACTGGTTTTCTCAAAAAACAGCGGATGCTGCGGATCGGCCGGAAAGCTTGAGAACGACTGAACCGGCGTCAGGCTGCGGGAGATGGAAAAGCCTGGCTTCTCGATCAGGTTGAATTGCCCCGGCCGGTCGTAGTCAATCCGGGCCGTGAGCTTTGCCAGTGTCTCCTGTGGCAGACCAGCGACAAAAGTGATCAACTTGTTCATCTCAACCGGCTGGTGGGCCACCTGGGCACTGACGCCCTGGCTGCCGACACGGAACTGGTAGCAGCGGGCCTTGAACCGCCCAGCGTAGGCAAAGCCCTGACAAAGCAGCTCTATGCGCTCCGGTGAACGAACCAGCTGGTAAAGATTGCGGACAAAGTAATGCTGCGTTGCCATACAAACCTCCTGTCGCGGCCGCCGTAACATCTCGCCCAGATCATTTTGCCAATCACAGCCGCCCATCAGAGAGAAAATTTAGTTTTTTTATAGCATGAAGCATCATTTAGCGGAATTATTTTAATCTTTAAGCCTCATGCCCCTCTCGTGCCTCTCTGGCTGAGGAGGCCGGTCGTATTGCTCTGCGAGCATTTCTCGACCATTCCCTCTGTCCTCAGCCCTTCTGCCATTCCTCTTCAGCCCTGCCTGTCCGCAGCAGGCAGCCAGCCGCTGTTGGTGATATTCTCTGCATACAGCCAGCTAAACCTGTTATTTCAGGATGATAACCACGCCAGCCTCGCGCTGCCGTCGGTTCTGCCGATCCGCTTTCCCCTCTCATCGTATAACCCCAGCATACATTTGCGCCGCTTGCGACCGCTTTTGCTGCCACGCCAGCCTGCAAACGCTGCCCCTGCGTGCGCAGGATATTTTTTTCTGTGATATTTTCTTCCTTGTTTCAGCTGGTTACGCTGATTCTTTCGTAATTCCTGCGTTTATTGGCACTGGTTGGCACGTCTTGCGCAGTAGCATCTGGGCAAGAACAACGCACTACCGCAAGCCTTCAACCGTAACCACAGGAGGACATCATGAAAACCACCACGCTGCTGACCTTGACTTCCTTGCTGGCGGCTTCGCCGGTCTACGCGGCGGCCGATGCTTCCTCCAGCGGTTTTCTGCTCTGGGCATTCCTTGGCTTCTTTGCCCTGCTGATCGCCACCCAGATCCTGCCGTCGCTGCTGTTGCTGGTCGGCATCACCCGAGCGGTAACCCACAGCAAGGAAACACTGCCGCTGAAATAGCTCCGGCACAAGGACAACCGAACAAACCGATGACCGATTCAACCCCCATAAACGTTTCACCACAGGAGGACGCCATGAAAACCACCTTTAAAACCACCCTGCTCTCGTTGACCTCGTTGCTGCTTGCCTCGCCGGTGTTCGCTGCCACGCAGCGCGCTGACCACAGTGGTCTTTTGGTCTGGTTGTTCCTCGGCTTCTGCGGCCTGATCGTTGTCGCTCAGCTGGTCCCGGCGGTTCTGGTGATGTTCGGCATCGTCAAGGCCGTCGCCAGCCCGAAGGAAGTCAGCGGCAAGGCCTGATCGCACGGCACCGTCAGCAACAACTCCAACCCTTGAAGCGACCTTATCCCGCTGCCGCCGGAT from Desulfuromonas thiophila includes the following:
- the rmuC gene encoding DNA recombination protein RmuC, with product MIEKLLWIACGLSLMATVFSLLAMIKSGRKEEHDNQDIQGELRAGREEALNAAKTLREEITSHFQSVATTLTGSLTTMGNLQLERLGAMTEQLKGFEVSNRESLEKVRNTFDEKVKELQGGNENKITEMRITLTDGMKDISTRFAESAAQLGRAQKEQLEGMSDQLRQMNESNQSSIDRVRRTLDERVGQLQENNEKKFTEIRGAMAEGLNRAGETIAKSTEGMADVQKEKLEGVTRQLKELNSSNQQAIDRIRSTLDERVKELQYTNEKKLDEMRKTVDEKLHDTLEKRLGESFKLVSDRLEAVHKGLGEMQGLANGVGDLKRVLTNVKARGTWAEVQLGAILDQILTPNQYDKNVCVKPETAERVEFAVRLPGSKDDPNSVVYLPIDSKFPQEDYARLQDAADKADPVAVQTATDALLRAVKGSAKEIHDKYINPPATTDFAILFLPTEGLYAEVLRQPSIVEDLQHNYRIVVAGPTNLVAILSSLRVGFQTLAIEQRASEVWRVLAAVKTEFGRFGEVLSKVKKQLNTASKTINDTEVRTRAMERKLRSVEQLPESDSEKILNFEGSGDSSSDIS